A portion of the Mytilus galloprovincialis chromosome 12, xbMytGall1.hap1.1, whole genome shotgun sequence genome contains these proteins:
- the LOC143054988 gene encoding C-type lectin domain family 4 member E-like, translating to MLFLDLTKFLLLAVILPSYVEGACQPGWIHFKTSCYYFSTNSLNWQQASTDCKGRSAQLVSVDTSQENGFIAEEVARVGGSFWFDGTDQDTEGTWIWASSKELFDFTAWLPHEPSNYEKNEDCLMTQKGYSGQWNDYACYHSIQFICEHASNDPPVG from the exons ATGTTGTTCCTAGACTTaacaaaatttttattattaGCAG TTATTCTACCATCGTACGTAGAAGGAGCATGCCAACCTGGGTGGATACATTTTAAAACTTCGTGTTACTATTTTAGCACAAACTCACTAAATTGGCAACAAGCCTCG ACCGATTGTAAGGGACGCTCAGCACAATTAGTCAGTGTAGACACGTCACAGGAGAATGGTTTTATTGCTGAAGAAGTAGCTAGAGTTGGTG GTTCTTTCTGGTTCGATGGTACAGATCAAGATACAGAGGGAACATGGATATGGGCATCAAGTAAAGAGCTATTTGATTTTACGGCTTGGCTTCCACATGAACCTTCAAATTATGAGAAAAACGAAGATTGTTTAATGACCCAGAAAGGCTACAGCGGACAATGGAATGACTATGCGTGTTACCATTCTATTCAGTTCATCTGTGAGCATGC TTCAAATGATCCTCCAGTTGGGTAA
- the LOC143053902 gene encoding perlucin-like, translating to METLIKVYYVILGIILSCNSPPGCLAQESICRTGWVYFDSSCYFFYTAHHVTWKHATMLCQTRNTYLVAIETAAENNFIHTHAKRLGGGYWLGGSDEFVEGQWEWASIGKPFEYTNWYPGAPDNQLHHQDCLMTKGIFHNGWWDDVDCNQVGKFICEENLRGPVIG from the exons ATGGAAACCTTAATAAAAGTATATTATGTAATTTTGGGAATCATTCTGAGTTGCAATT CGCCACCTGGATGTTTAGCACAGGAAAGTATTTGTAGAACAGGATGGGTTTACTTTGATTCCTCTTGTTATTTCTTCTATACTGCTCATCATGTGACCTGGAAACATGCCACG ATGTTGTGCCAAACTCGAAATACCTATTTGGTTGCCATAGAAACCGCAGCAGAAAACAATTTTATACATACACATGCGAAAAGGCTTggag GTGGTTATTGGCTAGGGGGCTCAGACGAATTTGTAGAGGGACAATGGGAATGGGCGTCAATCGGAAAACCATTTGAGTACACAAACTGGTACCCGGGGGCTCCAGATAACCAGCTTCACCATCAGGATTGTCTTATGACGAAGGGCATATTTCATAATGGATGGTGGGATGACGTGGATTGTAACCAGGTTGGAAAATTTATATGTGAGGAAAA TTTGAGAGGTCCTGTTATTGGATGA